In Scatophagus argus isolate fScaArg1 chromosome 18, fScaArg1.pri, whole genome shotgun sequence, the DNA window aatgctAAATTCCTTTAaccattgtttttgttttttctttcttttgcaaaCTTTTCACAACCAACACTGCTCTCCACCCTGAGGCCTCCTCTGTAACACCACggctctgtttctctcccaccAGATTACTAAAGGATAAACCCACAGCAACAATATTGTTGATTTCTAATCCTTtcagaataaactgaattaaatcaCCGTAATAGCATGGAAAAAACGGAGATTATTCCCATCATTAGTACTATTAAGAATATAATATCTCCTTACAGCAAGGCAGAAAGGCTGGTAGTTGGTATTTTCTGTTGACATTTACTGGCTGAAGGCATCGTATTGATAGGCCACCGTACTGAGCAGTGGAGTCCCAGTGATGTCAGCAGGGAAAGAACCTTAGGGATCTTTAACCCCTGCTTGCTTCAGGTTGCAGTCAGTGGAAAATATACAAGGTTGGACTCATTTCAGGTGAACTTATAATTTCAACATCTTTATCAGATGAGAAAGGTTCCTCCTCTGAAATGCCCCTCCACTAATTTTCCTCTTggatgcaattttttttttctcctgctctctttcatATCAGTTTACCGTCATAGGCTATCGTGCTTAGCCCAGGAAATTGTGAGAATTCTTTCCTATTTGCTCCTGGATGGTGGCCATCTATGCAGATGTTGCCTGCTCCTCCTGGAGCATGAGTCCTACTGCTCTGTTAGACAGCTGGGCGTCCCACAGCAGTCAGGCTGTCCAGATTTTAGCTGCTTGTACAGCAAAATGTGGCGTTAAGCCAAGCGTAAATGAAGACGATCCAGCTATCTAATTAGAACCTGTTTGGCCTTTGGAGAAATATGCCGAAAAAAATTAGATATTTAGTTGCAGGCTACTTTTTTGATAGTTTCAATTAGTTTGCCTCAtcattgtgctgctgctgctgctgcctaaGCTTCAGCCTCAAAGCAATTAAGGTCTGTGTTGTGAAAGTTGAGTCTGAAGTGCAGTGTGCGTTCACCAAGCATTTGTTACCAGCCTGCGTCTGAGAGATCTGCCAATTAGGATGGTATCATCCTGAAGAATGTCTCAACCTCCCACAATggcacccacacagacacacgtacagacacacatacacacttgcacacacagaaatacacagtgCAAGCTTGAAAACAGCCAGTTCTCTCTGTGTGGTTTAAGCTGCCTCCCCTTTGACCTGAGTGCAGCTGAAGGGACAGACGgggaagagaagagatgagaatTGCGAGAGCTGCCATTTCTTACACCTTCACGCAGGTTCATCTCTTGCAAACGCGGGTCCGTGCGCTCCTGCTCTGACAAGTCCAACTATTTGTTAAGCATCCGTTTGACAAACGTGTTTGACAAACAAACCTcagttttgcatgtattttcatatgtcaaaataacaaaaagtcaaaacaagTCACCTTGCCTCTTGTGACATCATCACACCAAACAGGATGTGACTGAAGCTTTAAAAGGCTGGAATCAAGATGGCCATTGCTGGGTTGTTGTTCTACATCtttcattattaattcattGTTGTATTGATTGTGTGTTCATCTGGAGGGGAAACGGAGGAGAGCTGATGTCTGAGGCAGCTATATTATCCCTCCTCTCCTATTCCTTATCTGGCAGGCTGCTGAGGCTCAGGGAGGATGCAGGATGAGCCGCCTGCTACTTTGATATGAGTGTCTGAAAGATGGTTGTTATAAGAATCAAACTAGAAGAGTGAGGATGCATGACAAAAAAGGACATGAGGAGGTGGCTAAAATAATCCACAATCGTCTCTTTAAGACAATATCATGACGAAAACTTGCTAATTGGGCATAACTGAGAAAACATAATTTCCATCAATTCCAAAGGCATTAATCAGACTATGATTAGTTggtttttgttgcattttgtgaAGGTGATATCGTTTTTTGGCCATTCTCGATAATCCGCCCATTCGCTGTCATGCCAAGAGTTGCCTAAGAAATCAAAACCGCTCTCATGTATGTGCACTAAAGTAATATGAAGTTaaagctgacagacagctggCTAAACTTGGCgtaaaaacataaagacagctagcctggctcagATTAAATCAGCACAGCGCTTTGAGTTTGCTCCGATGAAGGTCTTTTAGGCTAACTGAAGGTTTGCTACTGCTTAAAGAATATCCCTGCATTTTGAAACATACACTTATTCACTTTATTGCCGAGAGTTAGATATGAAGATTAAtaccacatttttttctcctgtgcACTAAATATAAAGTTACAGCTAGCATCTTAGGTAGTTCATCATAACGACTGGAAATAGGAGGAAACAAGTGGTCCGGCTCTGTCCAAAGGGAACAGAATCCACCTACAGGCATCTTTAAAGCTCAATAATAAACATGTTGTATCCAGTTTATTGAACACGCAAGCCAGGCTAAATGTTTCCACCTTTCTCCagtctttaagctaagctaTCTGGCTTCTGACATTAGTGTCATATATAACCTCTACATATAGGATATTTCCCCTCTAACTCTTGGCACAAAAGTGAATGTCAAGCTATTCCATTCAATCCTTACATTGGATTAAAGTGTCCagagtcttttttcttttcataatttGTCAGTTCTACACTCAGTCCGTGAGAAACAAATTCATGAATGGATATTACTGTTCTGCTCCTTGAAGCACAGCGGGATGTTTCTTTTAGTGCCGCTGAACAGGCCACTCTCCTGGGACATTAAACAATACAAGACGCCCACGCGTGTCACACCTTCGATCTATGGAGGAGGCCTTGGAAGGGGGGTAAAAAATAGACAACAAAATGGCTCGTTTGGCCACGGAAGGAGAATACATCACAAACTTGGCTTCAGCACTGGACTGTTAACTGGTGTGAAGTGGGTCTGAATGTTCATCAGTTGAGTGTGCAGGCTGATATGTTATCAGATTGCTTAAGTAGGAGACTGAGAACAAATGAGTGAAGCTGCCGTGAGAGGCTCTAGTCTGGGATAACACCAGATAGCTGATAGCCTGTTACAGTGTAATCACTGCAGGTTTTGACTCATTCGCAATCCCTGCTTGCTTTTGAGCGACTTGAGTGTATCAATTAAAGATTCATTGAAGGGCGTACACACACAACTAGTGATCCGGATTAAATATTCATTGGGAAGATGTTGGTCTGGATCATATGGAGCCTTCACACTTGAGTGTTCTCAGTGCACATCATGTTTTTTCTCAGTACCAAAAACATGGCACATTACGCAAGCAAGCTGCAGCTGGGGTGGCTTTAGGACATGGATTGTACAAAGCACTCGAACATCAGAcatatttcagcatttcatcatCCGCTGATACGAGCTGCTGtgcttctttaaaaaataaaaataataataaaaattggCTGCTTCTCATCTCAGGAAGGTTCTGACTCATCGAAGGtttagccccccccccccttgaaGAAGGGAAAAGAACAGGCACACAACATTTTCCTGAGTAGTAAAGCACGCAGCAGAGTgagtttgaaaaatgaattaggGCCTATTGCCAGAGGTTTCCACCGCTGATACATCCAGTAACATCCAGAGTTATTTTTAGCATCCCGTCGCCTTGTCagactggaggagagaagaaaaccCCCCTCGTATAATAAGGTGGAAGTTGCAGCATGtttggagaggaaagaggggcACATATGATCCCTGTTCAGGTTCGTGTATGGTGAATGGAGATGTAGTTGTTAAACCCACGTGAACTCACCTTTAGTTTGATACAAATCTTTCTCACATAAATCTGATGTTTTGTAACCCACGTGAAGCcatcacatgtacagtatgtgaacAGCTTTATGAACTGTTTTAATGACAGTTATAATGACTGCTCTCTGCCTGTTTAACATCACCTGAGTTTTCAACCGTCTGTGTGCCTACCTGAATTCAGGAGCCAGGTTGGGCTTCAGGCCATAGAAAGCAGCTGATAAGGTCAAAAGCCAACGGGGCACAAAATTCCCATTTTCACACTCCAGGTAGGGCGCAGACCATTTGACGTGCGTCTTGTCCGGGATAAAACTTTCTCCCCTTTTTAAAGAATTGTCAACTGATCTAAAGTCTTGGCTCAGCACCCTCTTATGAAAACTGGgcttcttcctgtctttgacATCATGGTACcactctgtgtctgctgtgcgGTTGTGTAGATGTTGGTGGGCCATGCTGGAGAGGTCTTGGAGGACTATCTCTCCACCGGCCCTGGTGGCTTGAAGAAGCATCGAGGGGCCTGACACGGACGAATCCGCGCTAAAAGTGACGATCGCCCGGTGAATCTTGGCATCTCCCTCCAGTATACTCCTGACTAAGGCATGATACCACTCAATGTCTCGCCGGAGACTCTGCTCCCTGGACCTGTTGGCTTGCAAGATCATGTTGAGGAAGTTTGTGGCGTGCAGCACCGTATCCAGCACGCTGCTCATGGAGTAATGCGGATTGGCTTGTGACCTTCCCCGCAGAGAGGTGAGCTCGTATCTCCGCGAGCAGTTGGCGTGCTTTAAGGTGGTCGAGTCCCCCGTGTGAAGAAAAGCCGTGACCACCCTGGGGAGATCCTCCTCAATTGTCTGCGGCAGCTCCGCCGTCACCCCGGGAGGATGATGAGGCGCACGGAGATGCGCCAGCTGCCGACGGTGCGTATGAGCACCGTAAATCGCCTCCTGTGCTCTGAAATCTTTCCCATGCGCGGACCATTCGGCGTATTCGTGGTTTGATCCGATCACAAATCCCACTTGCAGCAGTAGTGACAGTCGGAAAACAGCCATCTCCCTCCGGGATAGCGTCCACAGATGTTCGAGGGGGATCGCTGCTTGGAATTACAGAGTCGTTCGGCGGTCGTGCTGTAAGAAAATCTACCAAAATGCTCCGCTAAACCATCGCTTCACCACTTGTAGGATAGTCTTGTGAGCTCCACGCCTCTGTTATTGAAAccagaaagcagaggaggggggggggggagacgTAAGGAACCCCCTCGCTCTCTTCGCCAAATCCCTTCTTCTTGCTTACAGATGCCTTATACAGCTTGTTGATGTTGAGTATCCGCTTGCAGCTGTTTCCCCCCGccacctctgtttctctctgtctctctctctctctctctctctctctcactgtagACAAGACTGTGTTGGCTTTGCTGTGCGGCGAGCGTTCTCCTACGTGTAGACTACATATACTGAATCAAAACGAGGAAGGGAGGCGTAAGGGGGCCggttattattatatttatatatatattttttgttttttgtttttttttaggaggCAGCGAGTCTGGGAGCTTCTCACTTGGATGACAAACGCACTTCGCCCTCTTTCGACCACAACAAGCATTAAATAAGGCCTACAGAAGCCACGATGAGACGCATTAGGAGCCGTGCACCCTTAAAGCCCGTCTTCATCATCTCATAGGGCTCCAGAAGCGCCATTGATCCGCGTTTGGCCGCTTCTTCTGTCAATCACGGCGCTGTCCGGTGCTTAAACTGATGAAGCAGTTAATGAGCTGTCCAGTGCCGAAACCGATAAAGTCAGAGTGGGCTGATTTATCAAAATTAAATCTTAATTTAGATCAAGTGATAGAGATTTGTTCACAGTTTTGAAACGTTTTTCGCGGTTGATTGATGTAAACAAGCTTAACCGCATCCACTTTAACTCAAAAGTGTAAAagaatttaacaaaatattgaaaaaaaatccacatccTTCTGTGCATGAACATAGACTGTGAAACATCATCCAAAAGGATTAAACTCAGTTTCAGTCTCCTGACTGTATGATCAGTATGATCCCACTCACTGTATGCATCCCAAAAACTACAAATATATCTTATATGGAATAACAACAACCGTTCTAACTTTGGCATATAAACtagtgtgtttatgttggaTCCATAGCACCCTGCAATAAGATAATTAAGCTATAGAGATATTTTAGACAGCggtgtgcttccaactttgtggcaacagtttgtccTTTTTAGTTTCAGCATGACAGTCATAAGGTAACCAGAGAGCTTCCAGACTGTTAAAACGCCATGTTAATGCCCGTTTGCTTGTGATATTCATCTCTTAAATGTGGGTGTGATGTTTGTgagtccacatacttttggccatgtagtGTATATGCAAGGTTAAGTCTGAAAGTtcgcttttgtttttttgaacaaaaacagtctCTTACAGTTTCTCAACTTTGCCACTGATCTGATCAGTTTCTCTTTCTAGTTAGTTTAAGGTCTCTACATTgctttctctatctctctgctGGGTGTAGGGGCATGTCACGTCACGCTGTGTGGGCTACAGGCATCTCACCCTGGAAGAAGGGTGGGGAAGACAGGCGTGACGGCAAGTGACAGAGCTGGGTGTGCTGCGAGTGCCCATCAGGGATGTGAGTTGGAACCTGTAGACCTCCAGGATTTTCTTGACCGGTCCAGATACAGCTGCGTGCGAAGCTGCTTGCTTGTCTTATGTTGAAATCTTGTTATCTGCTAGCAAACAGCTGGACAGATGAAATCCAGAAAATAATCAGGAAAAGTTGATGTTGGctccacaaaaaagaaagaaagaaagaaagaaagaaagaaaagctgcataGAAGGAATAAAACAATTGATAAAAAGAAATCCTAAAACATCAGTCCAGGTGGTGATGACAGTGATGCAGATGGAGCCAACACCTTCTTTGGAGGTATGAACCATCAGTACGGCCAGTGGGCTCAATGGCAGTCAAGATCATAATATACCAGGAACAACAGTTCCTGGAATCTAAAGGATAAGGATAGGATGTTATTGGCCCGGCAGCATGGCATATAAATGCAAGTCAGTTTCTGCACAGTGACAGCACACAGTAAACAGTTCAGTATGAAGcagaaaactttattgtcatgtgTTAAAGTTTTAAAGCTTATGCTTATTAAAACCTAAGCTACAATTACGTATGATTACATTATGTAATGTATTATTATAATGTAAATTATGTACATTATGTAAAAACACATCTTCCATAAATACTATGGCAAAAGACTTCATTAAATTTGTTTAGAACTTTAGATAAtttcatcaaaaagaaaattattcaTTATATTTTCTCAACcaaacaaagtaaatattttattttgggaTCTGCCAGTAAATTTAACATAATATGTCTATCTATCTGCATGTGATCAACATTCTAACAGTGGTCAGAGTTTTCTGATTGTTGACTATTGTTTTTACTTGAGCATAAAGACAGAATTACTGGTATGAAAATAAGACCATGAAGCACCCCAAGAAACATGACAAGGAGGAAGATCttaaaaaatgttctaaatGTGTGAAATTCAGACATAGCCAACACTGACACACCTAAAATGGTGGACAAAGCCCCTTGAAGTATGGGGTAGCCTAAACCGGAAAGAGCGTCAACAGCCTTGTCATCGGGACTCGTTCTCTTGCTGGAGACGAAGGCGTAAGACATGTGAGCAGAGAAATCGACAGTGAAGCCGATGCAGACGGTGAAAATGATCATGGATATGGAATCAAGACTGATGTCCCACAGCACCATGAAACCAGTCACCCCCACAGTCACTGAACCAATCGAACAAGTCACCCATAATGAGCAGATGGGGTTTGGAATCAGGAGTAGAGAGACCACCAACATCACAGCTGTGATCACACCAACGTTTTTAATTGTGCTGCTGACTATTACACTGTACTGGTCGTAGAAGATGAATTTCTGGTTGTAGACTAATAAAGATGCTACATGACATCTGTCTGTGGTAGTTTTAAGATCTTTTAGCATTTGGATTTCCATGCTCGCATTGGCAATATCAGTAGTCTGGATGAAGAACCGGGATGCATAGATGGCATCTCCGGTAATGTTCACATCTTGCTTGAAAAagggaaataaatcaaaaaactgAGACAGATTTTTAAGAAAAGCATCTTTATCATCAAGGTGTAAACTTGTTTCCTGTCCAAATGATAAATAAGAGTCCAGCCAGGATGTATAGATATCCTCATCTACCAATTTGAGTCTTTTAAAGTCCTCTATGCATCCCTGAAGTTGGTGCCTCTTGGTCTTGTTCCAGTAAGGGAATTCCTCACTTACAATAACCATCACAGATGGACCATAATCAGAAAAATACTGCCTGTCTTTCCTGTTGTATCTTGTAACTTGGGAGTTGTCAGCTGCCAGATCATACAGCTCAATCCCCTGTTGTACATGGAAACATCCATAAATACTTGCAGCTAAATATACCATGTAAAGGAAGATTACGGCTGTCTTGACCCAGGGTTTGATCAAAAATGGGCCGTAGTAATCCTTAAAGAAATTACTCGTTGGGTGTTTTTTCTCTGCTCCAGTGTTCTCATCATAGCTCCCTCCCACACAGCAGATGTTATGTATCTTGGAACGATGATCGAGATGGTCTGATGGTATTTTCATGCAGGTCAGCCAATGCCTGTTGCTGGCTTCTCGCCTCCCATTTAGAGCCAGGAGGGCTCCAAAGAAGGTGATTGTGTAGCTGTAACAAAATATGATGGAGACGGTGGTGTACAGGCAGAACGACTGCACTGATGGGAAGTCGGACAAGACACCTATGGAAAACTTGAGGACATCGGTCAGGGCTGTGATGGTGATTGACATGATAGCTTCTTTGTAAGTGTGAGCCATCCGCTTCGGTACTGGGTCTTTGACATTGGTGTGTTGCCAATCGGACGCCATTATGAACATGTTGTTGAGACCGATTCCTGGAAAATATTATGTTGGTGTGAGTTAGTTTTGAGATACTGTATTTccatttgtgaaaatgtacacattttacCCTATTTTTAAAATGCTCATGAAACACTGTAAACTTCTACAGTCCATTTGTTCCTTTACGTATCTGAAGCATTTAAAATACTCAGTGGTTTACAATTTTATGCTCTGCAGAAGACCGCAGGACTATTTCTTACATTCATGAAAATCACTTTAAGTTAAAAACAGTGATTGACTCATGTTGCACTCCAGAAACTACAACTTAAAACCAGAGTTTGGAGTAAAAAAGgacatatgtgtttttttttctcaccaagTATCAGAAAAGGAGAGTTTGCTACTGTAATAACAAATGGCTCTCCGATGTAAAGCAGCAAGCCAAATGAAGAGAGAACAGCCAGACCAGAGGAGAAGACGCCAAAGACTGCCACCCACACCTTGTTCCTCACGTTGTCCAGTCTGTCAAAGAGGTAAAGATAGGGTGTTGTTGCTGTAGCAATCATGCAACTTATAAACGAGGTGCGTTATTTAGCACAACTTCAACCTGTGCAGTGTATTTGTAACAAAAGCATCACATGTGCACTTTAAGTACTAAAATATGCACATTGATTGGAAAAGGGTATCTAAAAGTGTGCTAATGTTAGCCAACAGCACAGGTGACACCATACAAGTAAAGCTGTCTGAGAGCGTAGAACTGAGAAAAGGTTCATGTGTTTGCTTATCAGTTCAACCTTTAATATCTAAGACATTGACTGTGATATTTTGGTTTTCAAATGTGACATAATCTgactttaaaataatattttttttttaatttacaacaataacagcaagactttttagaaaaaaataaacaagcttGTATCcaacaaaataatcaaatttaatAGTCCAATAAAAACTACCTACAGTATGTCAAGCTTCATTTTGACATCAACTTCAACTCTGTAATTTCTTGATTCTGTAATTtataatgttttttaatgaattattaCTTTGTCTACTTCCTGTATGATCGCACCACATAACTAGACTGTACAGAAACTGTGAACTAAAACTTCTAAATGTACATTGAAgaactaaaaactaaaatgttaattaaatcGCAGTTGAGTTGAAATAACTCTGCTCTGGACACAGCAATGTTGAAATAGTTAGGATCCCTATGTGTAACCAGCTTGTGGCTTCCTTGTGACAGTCACTTTGATAAACAACAGCTCTCAGTCCCAGATTTGGCCTGCAGTCAGGAAACCGCTCACTGTGCGACAGATCACTTCTTACCTCAGGCAGGATATCACCGCGAAGGTGATAGCACAGGCATAAGTGATGAGGAATAAAGGGAAGCCATCTGTGGTGTGACTGTCAATCTCATCCTGCTTGGATTTGGAGGTGTAGTAAGACACCTATAATAAAGTAAAGCCAAAAGAAGTCAACATGAGCGTTGAACTCACACGACAGTGTTTACACATGGATATCATGACAGCAATATAATCCATGTGACAGTACAGCCTGGATTTCAGTAAAAAGCACGTGTGTCTGCAACCTTTCTAACCACATTATCTCAGTGTAAAGACACAGTGGGAGTGGACACACTGTTACTAATATGTTTAGCATGCATCTGTAGGCACATTAACTTATTTTTGATCATTAGCTAATGCTTCAGTGCACCAGCATGTTCACCTATGAGACAAAATCAACCTGTATTTACTTTTACAATGAGGAATATTGAGTATTTTGTGGTGTTAAATGTTTCCAGAGAGTTATTTTGTAATCATGTGTTATAATTTATGCCTCATCTTCTTCTATTAGTGACATGCTCAATTGCCACTTTCAAACACCTGAACTTATTGTACTTGGCCGTAAAGACACCAAGGTCATGTCCTTTGTATTGTTTCCAGTAATATGGGATTTTTCATGAccccacaaatacacacaaactacaCATGGTGGGATCTTTCTCAAAGCATATTCTTATGTTTTTGGACTTAATATctttaaatacacacagagtaaaatattaataactATTTTCCAACAGAATTATATTCATGGCGGTGCAAGAGTGCTCTAAAATGACCTTTAGACAATCACTTAAGGAGATCAGATTTGCAGAAAATACAAGTGGACACTTAGTTGAATAAaaattgtggggaaaaaaatgatgtcTAACATGGATGCAGAGAACAAGAGCCATATAATAGAGCAGGACAGTTTTCCAGTCATAACAGCTATTCATAAGCAGTACATTGTGGTCTAGTGAGGCCGCTGTGGATGGAAAACCTTGTGTTTTTCTACTATGATGTTGGATGTGGAAAATAAGGTGCTTAGAAAGTGATCCCTGGTAgatattttctgaaaaacagataTAACACCATATTTCCAAACATGCAGGGCACTTTATCAATACTTTTATGAAATTAACCATTTAAAGGTAGATTTTTCCACTCAAGGCCTGAATCTTTCAAGCTGTCAATAGTTACATGTATCACTGAGCAattttttaaactaaacagTCCTGGGTAGCCTTTTCCAAAATCTGTACCCATTTAACAACAGAACTGTACACAATTCTCGCAGTCCATTGCAAACAACTCTAAATCATCTTCTTCATTATTCTCTCTGGAAAGCTGTTGGCCAGTGAGTTCAGGAACATGCTTCATCATTTCCTAAAGACCCTTTCAAGACTTGAGAAAGTGTAATATGATATCAGCAGCAGCGTGATACTTACGTCAATGTGTTC includes these proteins:
- the LOC124049661 gene encoding patched domain-containing protein 3-like; translation: MGCRHTDCLAKPLSGLFEKLGSLVGSCPFPFFIIPLILTGALTGGFTFLNDREDNDFERQFTPRKGPSKATRGFVRETFPYNDSMFSEDRLYNTGNYASFIAVSTDSSNILAQPAFEDIIRLNKKILDMAVHNGTLGFNELCAKANGKCVSNTILELFGSDEANQTGISFPVYTDRSRSVFLGSVLGGVITDANSSIMSAQAVRLFYYLDNTADASKLWLRGFKKLLSDAIDSEHIDVSYYTSKSKQDEIDSHTTDGFPLFLITYACAITFAVISCLRLDNVRNKVWVAVFGVFSSGLAVLSSFGLLLYIGEPFVITVANSPFLILGIGLNNMFIMASDWQHTNVKDPVPKRMAHTYKEAIMSITITALTDVLKFSIGVLSDFPSVQSFCLYTTVSIIFCYSYTITFFGALLALNGRREASNRHWLTCMKIPSDHLDHRSKIHNICCVGGSYDENTGAEKKHPTSNFFKDYYGPFLIKPWVKTAVIFLYMVYLAASIYGCFHVQQGIELYDLAADNSQVTRYNRKDRQYFSDYGPSVMVIVSEEFPYWNKTKRHQLQGCIEDFKRLKLVDEDIYTSWLDSYLSFGQETSLHLDDKDAFLKNLSQFFDLFPFFKQDVNITGDAIYASRFFIQTTDIANASMEIQMLKDLKTTTDRCHVASLLVYNQKFIFYDQYSVIVSSTIKNVGVITAVMLVVSLLLIPNPICSLWVTCSIGSVTVGVTGFMVLWDISLDSISMIIFTVCIGFTVDFSAHMSYAFVSSKRTSPDDKAVDALSGLGYPILQGALSTILGVSVLAMSEFHTFRTFFKIFLLVMFLGVLHGLIFIPVILSLCSSKNNSQQSENSDHC